In Actinomycetota bacterium, a single window of DNA contains:
- a CDS encoding ABC transporter permease — translation MVTALVMAFFYLPILILIANSFNPARFSSRWQGFSLVWYARLFESPEIWQSLKNTLIIAVSVTAVSVVLGTAAAFALHRFAASRLQRLHFTLIYTPLVVPEILMGISLLMAFVAAGVPLGLFTIFLAHVTFCVSYVAMTV, via the coding sequence GTGGTCACGGCCCTGGTCATGGCGTTTTTCTATCTCCCCATCCTCATTCTCATCGCCAACTCCTTCAACCCGGCCCGCTTCTCCAGCCGCTGGCAGGGGTTCTCGCTCGTCTGGTACGCCCGGCTCTTCGAATCGCCCGAGATCTGGCAGTCCCTGAAAAACACGCTTATCATCGCCGTCTCGGTCACCGCCGTGTCCGTCGTCCTGGGGACGGCGGCGGCCTTTGCTCTCCACCGCTTTGCCGCAAGCCGCCTCCAACGGCTCCACTTCACCCTGATCTACACGCCCCTCGTCGTCCCCGAGATCCTGATGGGCATCAGCTTGCTGATGGCCTTCGTTGCCGCCGGCGTCCCTCTCGGCTTGTTCACGATCTTCCTGGCCCACGTCACGTTCTGCGTGAGCTACGTGGCCATGACCGTAC